From Pseudomonas putida, one genomic window encodes:
- a CDS encoding OprD family porin: MKIKVPLYLAAVSALSGSYAISAQAEDKPEGFIEGSSLTVLNRNFYFNRDNRDSTAPTYNSGKGNTNGYSEAWAHAIISKFNSGFTQGTVGFGVDAFAMIGLKLDTGDGRNGGRSSFDVLPVDNKGEARDEYTKVGGAAKVRLFDTIVKVGDVFPSTPVVASGDSRLLPESFRGVTVENTSIQGLTLQGGRLHAMSQPVSSNLNDNFVTFYGGPVNSPWIGYGGGDYSINDNWTVSAYASQLKDVWNQYYAGTSFAYPLNDDLALIGGFNYYKAVDEGKRRLGEFDNNIWSAKVGVRYGAHTLALSHQRNNGDDDFDYLRQSDSIFVDNSIQYSDFNSPKERSWMLRYDLNFTSYGIPGLTFMTRYARGSGADYSNANQFYMRTDDNGNPLDNQKRWERDVEVKYVVQTGPAKDLSFRLRQATTRATAFESDLDETRVIIEYPLSIL; the protein is encoded by the coding sequence CTTACAGTGCTGAACCGTAACTTCTATTTCAATCGTGATAACCGCGACAGCACTGCCCCTACTTACAACAGTGGCAAAGGCAATACCAATGGCTACTCCGAAGCCTGGGCGCACGCAATCATCAGCAAATTCAACTCTGGGTTTACCCAGGGTACAGTGGGCTTTGGCGTTGATGCCTTCGCCATGATCGGCCTTAAGCTCGACACCGGTGATGGGCGCAACGGCGGCCGTAGCTCCTTCGACGTGCTGCCTGTTGATAACAAGGGCGAAGCTCGCGACGAATACACCAAGGTCGGCGGCGCAGCCAAAGTTCGCTTGTTCGATACCATCGTGAAAGTGGGTGATGTCTTCCCATCGACCCCGGTCGTTGCATCGGGTGACTCGCGACTGTTGCCGGAAAGCTTTCGCGGCGTGACCGTTGAGAACACCAGCATCCAAGGCCTCACCCTGCAGGGTGGTCGTCTGCATGCGATGAGCCAACCGGTCTCTAGCAACCTTAACGACAACTTCGTGACCTTCTACGGCGGCCCAGTCAACTCGCCATGGATCGGCTACGGTGGCGGTGATTACTCGATCAACGACAACTGGACCGTGAGTGCCTATGCAAGCCAGTTGAAAGACGTCTGGAACCAGTACTACGCCGGTACCAGCTTCGCCTACCCCTTGAACGACGATCTGGCGCTGATCGGCGGCTTCAATTACTACAAAGCCGTGGATGAAGGTAAGCGACGCCTGGGCGAATTTGACAACAACATCTGGAGTGCCAAGGTCGGCGTACGTTACGGTGCTCACACCCTGGCCCTCTCGCATCAGCGCAACAACGGCGACGACGACTTCGACTACCTGCGTCAGTCGGACTCGATCTTCGTCGACAACTCCATCCAATACAGCGACTTCAACTCGCCGAAAGAGCGTTCATGGATGCTGCGCTACGACCTGAACTTCACCAGCTACGGCATTCCAGGCCTGACGTTCATGACCCGCTACGCCAGAGGCTCGGGCGCGGATTACTCGAACGCTAACCAGTTCTACATGCGCACTGACGACAACGGCAACCCGCTCGACAATCAGAAGCGCTGGGAGCGTGACGTCGAAGTCAAATACGTTGTCCAAACCGGCCCGGCAAAAGATCTGTCCTTCCGGTTGCGCCAGGCAACCACGCGTGCCACTGCTTTCGAATCGGATTTGGATGAAACTCGTGTAATCATCGAGTACCCGCTTTCGATTCTTTAA
- a CDS encoding heavy metal response regulator transcription factor codes for MRILVIEDEVKTAEYVRQGLTECGYVVDCVHTGSDGLFLAKQHEYELIILDINLPEMDGWQVLELLRRKNCPSRIMMLTARSRLADKVRGLENGADDYLIKPFEFPELLARVRALMRRSDHPASVEVIRVADLELDQSRHRAFRDGQRIDLTTKEFALLHYLMRNTGVVLSRTQIISQVWDMNFDCDTNVVEVSIRRLRAKIDDPFETKLIHTLRGVGYVLEKR; via the coding sequence ATGCGAATTCTGGTAATTGAGGATGAAGTAAAAACTGCGGAGTATGTGCGTCAAGGTCTGACGGAGTGTGGCTATGTCGTAGATTGCGTCCACACCGGATCAGATGGATTATTCTTGGCCAAGCAGCACGAATACGAGCTGATTATTCTCGATATAAACCTCCCAGAGATGGATGGTTGGCAGGTTCTTGAGTTGTTGCGCCGTAAAAATTGCCCTTCCCGCATCATGATGCTGACGGCGAGAAGCCGGCTGGCGGATAAGGTCCGGGGGCTAGAGAACGGCGCAGATGACTACCTGATCAAGCCATTTGAGTTCCCTGAGCTGTTGGCCCGGGTTCGCGCCTTGATGCGCAGGTCGGATCACCCCGCATCCGTAGAGGTCATTCGCGTCGCTGACCTGGAGCTTGATCAGAGCCGGCACAGGGCGTTCAGGGACGGTCAGCGAATTGATTTGACCACAAAAGAATTCGCGTTATTGCACTACTTGATGCGTAACACCGGGGTGGTACTGAGCCGTACGCAGATTATTTCTCAGGTTTGGGATATGAATTTTGACTGCGACACGAACGTTGTAGAAGTGTCGATTCGAAGACTCAGAGCCAAGATAGATGACCCATTCGAGACCAAGCTGATACATACGCTTCGGGGCGTAGGGTATGTGCTTGAAAAGCGATAA
- a CDS encoding DUF3375 domain-containing protein, whose translation MSLHEQQARFRRLLAEHQAWRLLHAENAPIVLAFISDLFAQDSEVPFGKARAALEAELPLWQEAYGLHDNSGTYLRQWIQAGWLRELDDKLARTDAFELALRFVQSLDQRDSNATASHLRIVQDAVRDLAVALSPNPEERITLLTARRQELDLEIERLQMGEVPELSAPEQRERIRGLYHLTSVLTGDFRRLEDEIRQLDQRMRIRMIESESGRGEVVKALIEHEGELLQTDAGQAFDGFYQLLCDQNRITEFREQIRSILARPASQYLKSDELRYLSHLVRELGKESERVFQVRRRTEESLRAFVESGVQQERRAVERLLRQLERLAVNFKEQELSLREPVAVDLPTGSLRVRSPSSIHLRLPEERLDTRQVAANTNSHVASLGMLDHLNTVKVLEVAQDVKQLLTEHGPMTVASIVSHRPITGGLEELVAHVRIAKAVSAVVLEHPESLVVVDRTGNGIRANIPSLLMSAEQFPTDLEELAL comes from the coding sequence ATGAGCTTACACGAGCAGCAGGCGCGGTTCAGGCGGTTGCTCGCGGAGCACCAAGCGTGGCGTTTACTGCATGCAGAGAATGCGCCCATCGTTCTTGCGTTCATCAGTGATCTTTTTGCTCAAGACAGCGAGGTCCCATTCGGGAAAGCACGGGCTGCGTTGGAGGCTGAGCTGCCCCTCTGGCAGGAGGCTTACGGCCTGCACGACAACTCGGGAACCTATCTGCGCCAATGGATCCAGGCGGGCTGGCTGCGTGAGCTTGATGACAAGCTCGCCCGAACCGATGCCTTCGAGCTGGCACTACGCTTTGTCCAGAGCCTGGATCAGCGAGACAGTAACGCCACGGCCTCGCACCTGCGCATTGTGCAAGACGCCGTACGAGATTTGGCTGTCGCCCTGAGCCCAAACCCGGAAGAGCGAATCACTCTGCTCACTGCCCGCCGGCAGGAACTCGATCTGGAAATTGAGCGTTTGCAGATGGGCGAGGTGCCAGAGCTGAGCGCGCCGGAACAGCGTGAGCGCATCCGGGGACTGTATCACCTGACGTCAGTGCTCACGGGCGACTTTCGTCGGCTGGAGGACGAAATTCGCCAACTCGATCAGCGCATGCGTATCCGCATGATCGAGTCGGAGTCTGGGCGCGGTGAAGTGGTGAAGGCGTTGATAGAGCATGAAGGTGAACTGCTCCAGACCGATGCCGGGCAGGCCTTCGACGGCTTCTATCAGTTGCTCTGTGATCAGAATCGAATCACTGAATTCCGTGAGCAAATCCGTTCGATCTTGGCACGCCCGGCATCCCAGTATCTGAAATCAGACGAACTTCGTTACCTATCCCATCTGGTCCGCGAGTTGGGCAAGGAAAGTGAGCGGGTATTCCAGGTCCGGCGCCGGACCGAGGAGAGCCTGCGGGCTTTTGTGGAAAGCGGCGTTCAGCAAGAGCGCCGTGCGGTCGAACGACTGCTTCGCCAACTGGAGCGGCTGGCGGTGAATTTCAAGGAACAGGAGCTGAGCCTGCGCGAGCCGGTGGCTGTGGATCTCCCCACGGGCAGTCTGCGTGTGCGTTCTCCGTCCAGTATTCACCTACGACTACCTGAAGAGCGCCTAGATACCCGGCAGGTGGCCGCAAATACCAATAGTCACGTTGCCAGTCTCGGCATGCTGGATCACCTCAACACGGTCAAGGTGCTGGAAGTGGCCCAGGATGTGAAGCAGTTGCTCACTGAGCACGGCCCGATGACGGTGGCGAGCATCGTCAGTCACCGCCCTATCACCGGAGGGTTGGAAGAGCTGGTGGCGCACGTGCGGATCGCCAAAGCAGTCAGCGCTGTAGTGTTGGAACACCCAGAAAGTCTGGTGGTAGTGGATCGGACCGGCAATGGGATTCGGGCCAACATTCCCTCTTTGCTTATGTCCGCCGAGCAGTTTCCAACGGATTTGGAGGAACTCGCCTTATGA
- a CDS encoding DUF4194 domain-containing protein, with translation MNEEEQHSQQAPALFDQYRTIRPETPSVSGEVKTFEDAPVEPPVVGGAEVGMPLEARRALVLLLRQGVVMADSKRLAFEALCRHEGLIAEHLGNMFMRMLLDMKAGIAILLQQEVAEQDEEADEASRLINKRTLSLYDTLLLLVLRKYYQERETAGEQKIIIDIERIEALMTPFLPLTYSSRSERRTLNGSLALLKDKRLITAVRGDDERFEITSVIRYVVNADFLERLLKEYERLAGDAGVKTGEEVQDA, from the coding sequence ATGAACGAGGAAGAGCAGCATTCCCAACAGGCCCCTGCCCTGTTTGACCAGTATCGAACGATTCGCCCTGAAACGCCGTCAGTCAGCGGTGAGGTGAAGACGTTTGAGGATGCCCCGGTTGAGCCGCCCGTCGTTGGGGGGGCTGAAGTCGGCATGCCACTAGAAGCCCGGCGCGCCCTGGTGCTGTTACTCCGCCAAGGGGTGGTGATGGCCGATAGCAAACGTCTGGCGTTCGAAGCGCTGTGCCGGCACGAGGGCCTTATTGCAGAGCACTTGGGCAACATGTTCATGCGCATGTTGCTGGACATGAAGGCCGGCATTGCCATCCTGCTCCAGCAGGAGGTGGCAGAGCAGGACGAGGAGGCTGACGAAGCGTCACGCCTAATCAACAAACGCACGCTCAGCCTCTATGACACGCTGCTGTTGCTGGTGCTGCGCAAGTACTACCAGGAGCGAGAAACAGCGGGCGAACAGAAGATCATCATCGATATCGAGCGGATCGAAGCATTGATGACACCCTTTTTGCCGCTGACCTACAGCTCCCGTTCCGAGCGGAGGACACTCAACGGATCGCTCGCCTTGTTGAAAGATAAGCGTCTCATCACTGCGGTTCGTGGGGATGACGAGCGGTTTGAGATCACCTCGGTGATCCGCTATGTCGTCAATGCCGATTTTCTTGAACGTCTATTGAAAGAGTACGAACGCCTAGCTGGTGATGCGGGCGTCAAAACGGGCGAAGAGGTGCAGGATGCTTGA
- a CDS encoding ATP-binding protein, with protein sequence MLEASEVSLSELFSTGQIRLAELSVYNWGSFHGLHSAKIDPEGTLITGDNGAGKSTLIDGLMALLLPSSKASFNIAAAQGDRTDRTLMSYVRGNYGKAHDGNETATLLKRSGATATGLRALYQADDGSKVTLAALFWITQASNSLNDLKRLFVVGKRDVRLDELLHLFGEGNARVLKQHLKEDPLVEAFDSFTEYQETYVRLLRMENRNAPALLSRALGLKKIDDLTSLIRDLVLEPSQVKEHARLAVSEFDDLVSVHGELDDARRQRDALIELPETSQALNQAREEMRRILAELAGLPVYFGEQCSRLWGLRLKQYEAELFQLAEEMTRLGTLEEQATGRVQALFHAYQSQGGERLEGLRKDLKAATQVHDDSVRDARRYQMDARVLGLPDTLSLDVFKQNQVTAQTELADMPALRQARQDQFASSAANLSREQTQLKELAGEIEDMESRPDSNIEPSYQKLRDQLVESLSLDPAEVVFVGELIAVLEAHRPWQGAIERALGGLRTTLLVPDERYRLVTKWLNTRHTGLHVRVQVVRLNQQPQVAEFLPDGFLKMLDWKPHPYRDWLKKHLSRFDLHCVASTEILDQTDFSMTIQGLVHLDKGRFEKKDQQRIDNPRFWCLGFSNKGRLAALRKDRVELEAEVKKLAQLTADARTAMDDLDKHTRVWERIAQLTWAAIDVQSAQDRMQSLKTDLGALEQPDSELGVAKARWEQAGAELKEIQEQKGAVSKRIGGLDSNVTQANQQLDQAFEQAKAGLTNEVRELLILRVGQLHLEDLDGVAELEGRHRSEAEDARKRTQTREVRASTKASGIVSDFKAKWPLIANDWLAGVDGLEEYLDHLTHLVQEGLPDLVERFRERLNRNATQSLARISQTIQAEREDIQDRIETINDVLKRTEFRQGTYLRLGSRAELFEHVKAFNGQLMRVLARAGSDDHEARFVELKELIEKLEKATNPATSGNLESLRLLDSRYQLSFYAEEVEKGSKKVRDVLESSSGKSGGEKESFAGTIVAASLAYVLTPDGSDRPLYCTVFLDEAFSNTAEAVSRRVLKVFRELKIHVNLITPYKNLNLARESARSLLIAERDQDKHESRLCEVTWEEIDEQLARHEQQGLQKVASSLGIEVEPAL encoded by the coding sequence ATGCTTGAGGCAAGCGAGGTAAGTCTGAGTGAGTTGTTCAGCACTGGTCAGATCCGTCTAGCCGAGCTGTCGGTATACAACTGGGGCTCCTTCCATGGCCTGCATTCCGCGAAGATAGACCCCGAGGGAACCCTCATTACCGGTGACAACGGTGCCGGTAAGTCGACACTCATTGATGGGTTGATGGCGCTGTTGCTGCCCTCCAGCAAGGCGTCGTTCAACATCGCGGCTGCTCAAGGGGACCGTACGGATCGCACCTTGATGTCCTATGTGCGAGGAAACTATGGCAAGGCCCATGATGGCAACGAGACGGCTACCCTGCTGAAACGCTCAGGGGCGACCGCAACGGGGCTTCGGGCGCTGTACCAAGCGGACGATGGTTCGAAGGTCACCTTGGCGGCCCTGTTCTGGATTACCCAGGCCAGCAACTCGCTCAACGACCTCAAACGCCTTTTTGTGGTGGGTAAGCGCGATGTGCGCTTGGATGAGCTGTTGCATCTCTTCGGTGAGGGCAATGCCCGTGTGCTGAAGCAACACCTCAAAGAGGACCCGCTGGTCGAGGCATTCGATTCGTTTACCGAGTATCAAGAGACCTATGTGCGGCTCCTGCGCATGGAGAACCGTAACGCTCCTGCCCTGCTCTCCCGGGCGCTGGGTTTGAAGAAGATTGATGACCTCACCAGCTTGATTCGAGATCTGGTCCTAGAGCCCAGTCAGGTCAAGGAGCATGCCCGGCTTGCGGTCAGTGAATTCGATGACTTGGTCAGCGTCCATGGCGAACTCGATGATGCTCGGCGCCAGCGGGATGCTCTGATTGAGTTGCCAGAGACCAGCCAAGCGCTGAATCAGGCCAGGGAGGAGATGCGGCGGATCTTAGCTGAGCTAGCCGGCCTGCCGGTCTACTTTGGCGAACAGTGTTCTCGACTGTGGGGGCTGCGCCTGAAGCAATACGAGGCGGAACTGTTTCAGTTGGCAGAGGAGATGACCCGCCTTGGCACTTTGGAGGAGCAAGCGACGGGGCGGGTACAGGCACTGTTCCATGCCTACCAGTCGCAAGGTGGTGAGCGACTGGAGGGACTGCGGAAAGACCTGAAAGCGGCGACGCAGGTGCATGACGACAGCGTGCGCGATGCGCGCCGGTATCAGATGGACGCACGAGTCCTTGGTTTGCCCGACACGCTGTCGCTCGACGTGTTCAAGCAAAACCAGGTGACAGCGCAAACGGAGTTGGCGGATATGCCGGCATTACGTCAGGCGCGCCAGGATCAGTTCGCCTCGTCGGCAGCGAACCTGTCCCGTGAGCAAACGCAGCTCAAGGAACTGGCAGGCGAGATCGAAGACATGGAGTCGCGACCTGACTCCAACATTGAACCTTCCTATCAGAAGCTTCGCGACCAACTGGTAGAGAGCTTGTCGCTTGATCCTGCGGAGGTTGTTTTCGTTGGCGAGTTGATCGCTGTCCTGGAGGCGCATCGACCTTGGCAAGGCGCTATTGAACGGGCGCTGGGAGGGCTTCGCACCACGCTGCTGGTGCCTGATGAGCGATATCGCTTGGTGACCAAGTGGCTGAACACTCGCCACACGGGGCTCCATGTCAGGGTGCAGGTTGTTCGGCTGAACCAGCAGCCGCAGGTTGCTGAGTTTCTGCCAGATGGCTTTCTAAAAATGCTGGATTGGAAGCCGCACCCCTATCGTGATTGGCTGAAAAAGCACCTCTCGCGTTTCGACCTGCACTGTGTGGCATCGACCGAAATATTGGACCAGACCGACTTCTCGATGACCATCCAGGGCCTGGTGCATCTGGATAAAGGGCGATTTGAGAAGAAGGACCAGCAGCGCATTGATAACCCGCGTTTCTGGTGTTTGGGATTCAGTAACAAGGGGCGTCTAGCGGCGTTAAGGAAGGATCGTGTCGAGTTGGAGGCAGAGGTCAAAAAGTTGGCCCAGCTGACAGCGGATGCGCGCACGGCCATGGACGACCTCGACAAGCACACACGCGTGTGGGAGCGCATCGCCCAGCTCACGTGGGCGGCAATTGATGTCCAGTCAGCTCAAGATCGGATGCAGTCGCTGAAGACGGATCTAGGGGCGCTTGAGCAGCCTGATAGCGAGCTGGGGGTGGCAAAGGCACGGTGGGAGCAGGCTGGAGCTGAACTTAAAGAGATCCAAGAGCAGAAGGGTGCTGTCAGCAAAAGGATTGGTGGGCTGGATAGCAATGTGACTCAGGCGAACCAGCAGCTGGACCAAGCTTTCGAGCAGGCTAAGGCTGGGTTGACGAATGAAGTACGTGAGTTGCTCATCCTACGTGTTGGGCAGCTACATCTTGAGGACTTGGATGGTGTTGCAGAGCTTGAAGGTCGCCATCGTTCAGAGGCGGAAGACGCGCGAAAGCGAACCCAAACCCGTGAGGTTAGGGCTTCTACTAAAGCGAGCGGAATTGTCTCCGATTTCAAGGCGAAATGGCCGCTCATCGCCAATGATTGGCTCGCAGGCGTCGATGGTCTGGAGGAGTATCTCGATCACCTGACCCACTTGGTACAGGAGGGCTTACCAGACCTGGTGGAGCGTTTCCGAGAGCGCTTGAACCGCAACGCAACCCAGTCACTGGCGCGAATCAGTCAAACGATTCAGGCCGAACGTGAGGACATCCAGGATCGAATCGAAACGATCAACGATGTCCTGAAGCGCACAGAGTTTAGGCAGGGAACCTACCTTCGTCTGGGAAGCCGGGCAGAACTCTTCGAACACGTGAAAGCGTTCAATGGCCAGTTAATGCGCGTGCTGGCACGAGCCGGAAGTGACGATCATGAGGCTCGCTTTGTTGAGCTGAAGGAGTTGATCGAGAAACTGGAGAAGGCCACCAATCCTGCGACCTCGGGCAACCTAGAGAGCCTGCGATTGTTGGACTCGCGCTACCAGCTGTCCTTCTACGCCGAGGAGGTTGAGAAAGGCAGCAAAAAGGTACGCGATGTGCTGGAGTCTTCCAGCGGAAAATCAGGCGGGGAAAAGGAGTCGTTTGCCGGCACCATCGTAGCCGCAAGCTTGGCTTACGTACTGACGCCCGATGGCAGCGACCGTCCGCTCTACTGCACCGTGTTCCTGGATGAGGCCTTCTCCAATACCGCCGAGGCGGTGAGTCGTCGGGTGCTCAAGGTCTTCCGAGAACTGAAGATCCACGTGAATCTGATTACTCCATACAAGAACCTCAACCTTGCACGTGAATCGGCGCGCTCGCTGTTGATCGCGGAGCGTGACCAGGACAAGCATGAGAGTCGGCTCTGCGAGGTCACCTGGGAGGAAATTGACGAGCAGCTGGCGCGTCATGAACAGCAGGGTCTGCAAAAGGTGGCCAGTTCACTGGGGATCGAAGTGGAGCCAGCTCTGTGA
- a CDS encoding DUF3322 domain-containing protein: protein MRDWGRLPDDVVEELRRLEWEHTGRLRERLLGARPFPIPCLLKPPTGSQALEDLDHFHGYIAAWRKWPWPHQVAWVTKRFRQLGECEVPVRLEIESTQALIAALGAEAVERSRGWAERMEPLLSLDKALFTTLIKQLGELEKLSMTDIHLLACLLPQLQRGMGQRRYLRALPLQKVDTKFVELNQSLIAALLDTMLDQEVSAHGGLEAWLGCRATPSNWLHVKPLCPDVKGRLAGLDLVRLSFEQLMTHPLPAQNVLVVENLQAGYGLSELPDTIAVFGGGANTAWLQADWLKSKRIGYWGDLDTWGLKFLSDARLRQPHVEAVMMDRETLIAHVERGVCEELPAELPEYGLTPAEQTLFDELRSSQFGVGRLEQERLSQDFVEQFLASWLGFSRIVPKA from the coding sequence GTGAGGGATTGGGGACGACTTCCAGATGACGTTGTTGAGGAGCTGCGCCGACTGGAGTGGGAACATACAGGCCGGCTGCGGGAGCGGCTCTTAGGGGCGCGACCTTTCCCAATTCCTTGCTTGCTGAAGCCGCCAACCGGTAGCCAGGCGCTTGAGGATCTTGACCATTTCCATGGCTATATCGCGGCCTGGCGGAAATGGCCGTGGCCGCATCAAGTTGCATGGGTGACGAAGCGATTTCGGCAACTGGGTGAGTGCGAAGTCCCGGTCAGGTTGGAGATCGAATCAACGCAAGCCCTCATCGCTGCGCTGGGGGCTGAGGCTGTTGAACGAAGCAGGGGCTGGGCGGAGCGAATGGAGCCGTTGCTCTCGTTGGATAAGGCTCTGTTCACTACCCTCATCAAGCAGCTTGGAGAGCTGGAGAAGCTCTCCATGACGGACATCCATTTGCTGGCCTGCCTGCTGCCACAACTCCAGCGTGGAATGGGCCAGCGTCGATACTTGCGGGCCCTGCCACTCCAGAAGGTGGATACCAAGTTCGTGGAGCTGAACCAGAGCCTAATTGCCGCTCTGTTGGATACGATGCTCGACCAGGAGGTTTCCGCTCATGGCGGGTTAGAGGCTTGGCTAGGCTGCCGCGCCACGCCATCCAACTGGCTTCACGTGAAACCACTTTGCCCTGACGTGAAAGGTCGCCTTGCTGGGCTTGATCTCGTTCGGCTGTCCTTTGAGCAACTGATGACCCATCCGTTGCCTGCTCAGAACGTACTGGTGGTTGAGAATCTACAGGCTGGTTATGGACTTTCTGAGTTACCGGACACTATTGCGGTGTTCGGCGGAGGTGCAAACACCGCCTGGTTACAAGCCGACTGGTTGAAGAGCAAGCGCATAGGTTACTGGGGAGATCTCGATACGTGGGGGTTGAAATTCCTATCCGATGCCCGGCTGAGGCAGCCCCATGTTGAAGCCGTGATGATGGATCGCGAGACGCTGATCGCCCACGTTGAGCGAGGGGTATGCGAAGAGCTACCAGCTGAGCTACCGGAGTACGGTTTGACCCCTGCCGAGCAGACCCTGTTTGATGAGCTTCGCTCTAGTCAATTTGGGGTTGGCCGACTGGAGCAGGAGAGGTTGTCCCAGGATTTTGTCGAGCAGTTCCTGGCTAGCTGGCTCGGGTTCTCCAGGATCGTTCCGAAGGCTTGA
- a CDS encoding YkvA family protein, producing MTTAEFSSDDFSQDSFWKKVTKYAKKAGREVVQKALEIYYITIDEKTPMKVKAIGASALTYFVCPIDLIPDVAPVVGYSDDLGVLVAAAVALTPYFTDEIRQKANQTFEAFFD from the coding sequence ATGACCACAGCCGAATTTAGCTCGGATGACTTCAGTCAAGACAGCTTCTGGAAGAAAGTGACCAAGTATGCAAAGAAAGCGGGGCGTGAGGTTGTTCAGAAAGCGCTTGAGATCTACTACATCACGATTGATGAGAAGACCCCGATGAAAGTCAAAGCGATTGGCGCCAGTGCGCTGACATATTTTGTATGCCCGATTGATCTCATTCCTGACGTCGCCCCGGTCGTTGGCTATAGCGATGATTTGGGGGTGCTAGTGGCTGCGGCAGTGGCCTTAACTCCCTATTTCACGGATGAAATTCGCCAGAAAGCCAACCAAACATTTGAGGCTTTCTTTGATTGA
- a CDS encoding helix-turn-helix domain-containing protein — MSLPIKSATYASVIGAVLSEERERRVMTQASVAAIAGLTQSTWGRMELGRACTLENLGRASVALNIKLWELMKVVDDRVAGLEKQGIQVVCELPSEEEIKANLDQWVTGSSQISKLSLIGLGALSGIAIGGVSSYISSIFKK, encoded by the coding sequence ATGAGCCTTCCAATTAAGAGCGCGACGTATGCGTCGGTCATCGGGGCAGTACTGAGCGAAGAGCGCGAACGACGCGTAATGACCCAAGCGTCGGTTGCCGCTATTGCCGGTCTGACCCAATCAACGTGGGGAAGAATGGAACTCGGCAGAGCATGCACCTTAGAAAATTTGGGTAGGGCTTCTGTGGCACTTAATATCAAGCTTTGGGAGCTGATGAAGGTTGTCGATGACAGAGTCGCTGGTTTGGAGAAGCAAGGTATCCAGGTTGTGTGTGAACTACCTTCAGAGGAGGAGATCAAGGCAAACCTGGATCAATGGGTGACAGGCAGCAGCCAGATATCAAAGCTCTCATTGATTGGATTAGGAGCGCTTTCTGGGATCGCCATAGGGGGAGTCAGCTCTTACATTTCGTCCATATTCAAGAAATGA